The Streptomyces sp. NBC_01244 genome contains a region encoding:
- the fxsA gene encoding FxsA family membrane protein — MTTGVPTSTAPRRRSPARTYLPLAIAAWLILEIWLLGQVAGMIGGGGVALLLAGGLVLGAVVIKRAGRRAFKNLTDTFQQAQEGRQPTPPQPGKPGSGNGLTMLAGLLLMMPGLISDAAGLLLLLPPVRSLIGRRAARSLERKMASAPAGSFGDAFQQARIHYPDGKVVPGEVIHGEVIREDGPQRPDNGHRPLTP; from the coding sequence ATGACGACCGGAGTTCCGACCTCTACGGCCCCCCGGCGGCGTTCGCCCGCCCGTACGTACCTTCCCCTGGCCATCGCGGCCTGGTTGATCCTGGAGATCTGGCTGCTCGGCCAGGTCGCCGGAATGATCGGCGGCGGGGGTGTCGCCCTGCTGCTCGCGGGCGGCCTGGTGCTGGGTGCGGTGGTCATCAAGCGGGCCGGGCGACGTGCCTTCAAGAACCTGACGGACACCTTCCAGCAGGCCCAGGAGGGCCGTCAGCCGACTCCGCCGCAGCCCGGCAAGCCCGGCTCGGGCAACGGGCTGACCATGCTGGCCGGCCTGCTCCTCATGATGCCCGGCCTGATCTCCGACGCGGCCGGTCTGCTGCTCCTGCTCCCGCCGGTCCGCTCCCTGATCGGCCGCCGGGCCGCCCGCTCCCTCGAGCGGAAGATGGCCTCCGCGCCGGCCGGCTCCTTCGGCGACGCCTTCCAGCAGGCCCGGATCCACTACCCGGACGGCAAGGTCGTCCCGGGCGAGGTCATCCACGGCGAGGTCATCCGCGAGGACGGGCCGCAGCGGCCCGACAACGGCCACCGGCCGCTGACCCCCTGA
- a CDS encoding phosphotransferase family protein: MAGPAPRPRTSTREPEELGRRLAAWLDTELPGAKVTNISVPGSNGMSSETLLFDIDHPDAPIRACALRLAADPAAYTVFPTYDMPRQHRVMSLVAAHTDLPVPRVQWLEEDPGPLGAPFFVMARAEGRVPPDVMPYTYEGNWLHAATDAQRAALQESSIALLGRLHDQFPPEEAWFLLPDGDGSPLRRHVESQRAYYDWVVAGKSRSPLLERAFARLEELWPDDEGGPAVLNWGDARIGNVIYEADGFEPVAVLDWEMAACAPREVDLGWTVYLHRFFQDLTVSFGQPGLPGFLRREDIERRYAELTGHTPRDMEFHTLYAALRHGIVMLRIAYRQAHFGEVEIPADPDSLILHHASLTAMVQGTYW, encoded by the coding sequence ATGGCAGGACCGGCACCGCGCCCCCGTACCTCCACCCGCGAACCCGAGGAGCTGGGCCGGCGCCTCGCCGCCTGGCTCGACACCGAGCTCCCCGGCGCCAAGGTCACCAACATCTCCGTCCCCGGCTCCAACGGGATGTCCAGCGAGACCCTGCTCTTCGACATCGACCACCCCGACGCCCCGATCCGCGCCTGCGCCCTGCGCCTCGCCGCCGACCCGGCCGCCTACACCGTCTTCCCCACCTACGACATGCCCCGCCAGCACCGGGTCATGAGCCTGGTCGCCGCCCACACCGACCTGCCGGTCCCGCGCGTGCAGTGGCTGGAGGAGGACCCGGGCCCGCTCGGGGCCCCGTTCTTCGTGATGGCCCGCGCCGAAGGGCGCGTACCGCCCGACGTGATGCCCTACACCTACGAGGGGAACTGGCTGCACGCCGCGACCGACGCGCAGCGCGCCGCGCTCCAGGAGTCGAGCATCGCGCTGCTCGGCCGTCTGCACGACCAGTTCCCGCCGGAGGAGGCGTGGTTCCTCCTCCCGGACGGCGACGGGAGCCCGCTGCGCCGCCACGTAGAGTCCCAACGCGCCTACTACGACTGGGTGGTGGCGGGGAAGTCCCGATCACCGCTACTGGAGCGGGCGTTCGCCCGCCTCGAAGAGCTCTGGCCGGACGACGAGGGCGGCCCGGCCGTCCTCAACTGGGGCGACGCGCGCATCGGCAACGTCATCTACGAGGCCGACGGCTTTGAACCCGTGGCCGTACTCGACTGGGAGATGGCGGCCTGCGCCCCGCGCGAGGTCGATCTGGGCTGGACGGTCTACCTGCACCGCTTCTTCCAGGACCTGACCGTCAGCTTCGGCCAGCCGGGCCTGCCGGGCTTCCTGCGCCGCGAGGACATAGAGCGCCGGTACGCCGAACTCACCGGGCACACGCCGCGGGACATGGAGTTCCACACGCTCTACGCCGCCCTGCGGCACGGGATCGTGATGCTGCGCATCGCCTACCGGCAGGCGCACTTCGGCGAGGTGGAGATCCCGGCGGATCCCGACAGCTTGATCCTGCACCATGCCAGCCTCACCGCCATGGTGCAGGGAACGTACTGGTAG
- a CDS encoding Lrp/AsnC family transcriptional regulator, with protein sequence MEELDRQIVDLLVRDGRMSYTDLGKATGLSTSAVHQRVRRLEQRGVIRGYAAVVDPEAVGLPLTAFISVKPFDPSAPDDIADRLSGVPEIEACHSVAGDENYILKVRVATPLELEDLLGRLRALAHVSTRTTVVLSTPYEARPPRV encoded by the coding sequence ATGGAGGAGCTGGACCGCCAGATCGTGGATCTGCTCGTGCGGGACGGGCGGATGAGCTACACGGACCTGGGCAAGGCCACCGGACTGTCCACGTCGGCGGTCCATCAGCGAGTACGCCGGCTGGAGCAGCGCGGTGTCATCCGCGGGTACGCGGCCGTCGTGGACCCGGAGGCCGTCGGTCTCCCCCTCACGGCCTTCATCTCGGTCAAGCCCTTCGACCCGAGCGCACCCGACGACATCGCGGACCGGCTGTCCGGGGTTCCCGAGATCGAGGCCTGCCACAGCGTCGCGGGCGACGAGAACTACATCCTCAAGGTCCGCGTGGCCACCCCGCTCGAGCTGGAAGACCTCCTGGGCCGCCTGCGCGCCCTGGCCCACGTCTCCACCCGCACGACGGTGGTCCTCTCCACCCCGTACGAGGCCCGCCCGCCCCGGGTGTAA
- a CDS encoding amidohydrolase: MTDRTADSANAAGGPRTADSSPTAGGPRTVLLRGGEVHSPADPFATAMIVERGHIAWVGSEGAADAFAQGVDEVVDLGGALVTPAFTDAHVHTTSAGLALTGLDLSTAASLAEALQRVRAYADGRPADRVLLGHGWDAARWPERRAPRRQELDEATGGRPLYLSRIDAHSAVVTTALLRLVPEVREAADEPLTQGAHHAVRRAALGALTPAQRAEAQRTALDRAASLGIGSVHECGGPEISSPEDFTALLELARTHPGPRVFGYWADRDLARVKELGAVGAAGDLFVDGALGSHTACLHAPYADAEHTGVDYLDARAVAEHVAACTEAGLQAGFHAIGDAAITAVVTGVRAAADKVGLDRVRAARHRVEHAEMMTPATIAAFAELGLTASVQPAFDALWGGEQGMYADRLGGERARTLNPYAAMLKAGVPLAFGSDAPVTPLDPWGAVRAAAFHHTPAHRISARAAFAAHTRGGWRALGRDDAGILVPGAPADYAVWDTAELVVQAPDDRVARWSTDPRSGTPGLPDLTPGGELPVCLATVVGGREVFVRPQG; the protein is encoded by the coding sequence ATGACAGACCGCACCGCCGACTCCGCCAACGCCGCCGGAGGCCCCCGCACCGCCGACTCCAGCCCCACCGCCGGAGGCCCCCGTACGGTCCTCCTGCGCGGCGGCGAGGTCCACAGCCCCGCCGATCCCTTCGCCACCGCGATGATCGTGGAGCGCGGCCACATCGCCTGGGTCGGCTCCGAGGGCGCCGCGGACGCCTTCGCGCAGGGCGTGGACGAGGTCGTCGACCTCGGCGGGGCGCTCGTCACCCCCGCCTTCACCGACGCCCACGTGCACACCACCTCCGCCGGCCTCGCCCTGACCGGCCTGGACCTCTCCACGGCCGCCTCCCTCGCCGAAGCCCTCCAGCGCGTGCGCGCGTACGCGGATGGCCGCCCCGCCGACCGGGTGCTGCTCGGCCACGGCTGGGACGCCGCCCGCTGGCCCGAGCGCCGCGCCCCCCGCAGGCAGGAGCTCGACGAGGCCACCGGCGGCCGCCCGCTCTACCTCAGCCGCATCGACGCGCACTCCGCCGTGGTGACCACGGCCCTGCTCCGGCTCGTACCCGAGGTCCGCGAGGCCGCCGACGAGCCGCTGACCCAGGGCGCCCACCACGCCGTACGCCGCGCCGCGCTCGGCGCCCTCACCCCGGCCCAGCGCGCCGAGGCCCAGCGGACCGCCCTCGACCGGGCCGCGTCCCTCGGGATCGGCTCCGTCCACGAGTGCGGCGGCCCGGAGATCTCCTCCCCGGAGGACTTCACCGCCCTCCTGGAGCTGGCGCGGACCCACCCCGGCCCCCGTGTCTTCGGCTACTGGGCCGACCGGGACCTCGCCCGGGTCAAGGAACTCGGCGCGGTCGGGGCCGCCGGCGACCTCTTCGTCGACGGAGCCCTCGGCTCGCACACCGCCTGCCTGCACGCCCCGTACGCCGACGCGGAGCACACCGGCGTCGACTACCTCGACGCGCGGGCCGTCGCCGAACACGTCGCCGCCTGCACCGAAGCGGGCCTCCAGGCGGGCTTCCACGCCATCGGAGACGCCGCGATCACCGCCGTGGTCACCGGGGTCCGGGCCGCCGCCGACAAGGTCGGCCTGGACCGCGTCCGTGCCGCCCGGCACCGGGTCGAGCACGCCGAGATGATGACCCCGGCCACCATCGCGGCCTTCGCCGAGCTCGGCCTCACGGCCTCCGTGCAGCCCGCCTTCGACGCGCTGTGGGGCGGCGAGCAGGGCATGTACGCCGACCGGCTCGGCGGCGAGCGCGCCCGCACCCTCAACCCGTACGCGGCCATGCTCAAGGCAGGCGTCCCGCTCGCCTTCGGCTCCGACGCCCCGGTCACCCCGCTCGACCCCTGGGGCGCCGTCCGGGCGGCCGCCTTCCACCACACCCCCGCCCACCGGATCTCCGCACGGGCCGCCTTCGCGGCCCACACGCGGGGCGGCTGGCGGGCCCTGGGACGCGACGACGCGGGCATCCTCGTCCCCGGCGCCCCGGCCGACTACGCGGTCTGGGACACGGCCGAACTGGTGGTGCAGGCCCCCGACGACCGGGTCGCCCGCTGGTCCACGGACCCCCGTTCGGGCACCCCCGGACTGCCGGACCTGACCCCCGGCGGCGAGCTGCCGGTCTGCCTGGCCACCGTGGTCGGCGGCCGGGAGGTATTCGTACGGCCACAGGGGTGA
- a CDS encoding polyprenol monophosphomannose synthase, with the protein MYENAKGESVSDGGQRSYGPLGTALVIIPTYNEAENIGLIVGRVRAAVPGAHVLVADDNSPDGTGKLADELAAADDQVHVLHRKGKEGLGAAYLAGFGWGLENGYGVIIEMDADGSHQPEELPRLLTALEGADLVLGSRWVPGGRVVNWPKSREFLSRGGSTYSRLMLGVPIRDVTGGYRAFRRETLEGLGLADVASAGYCFQVDLARRAVQKGFRVVEVPITFVEREFGDSKMSKDIVVEALWRVTQWGIKEHAGKLSGKVSDTLTGKRTGKARDK; encoded by the coding sequence ATGTACGAGAACGCAAAAGGGGAATCAGTGAGCGACGGCGGACAGCGAAGCTACGGACCGCTCGGCACGGCCTTGGTGATCATTCCGACCTACAACGAGGCGGAGAACATCGGGCTGATCGTCGGCCGCGTCCGCGCGGCTGTACCCGGGGCCCACGTCCTGGTCGCCGACGACAACAGCCCTGACGGCACCGGAAAGCTCGCCGACGAGCTGGCCGCCGCGGACGACCAGGTCCACGTCCTGCACCGCAAGGGCAAGGAAGGACTCGGCGCCGCCTACCTGGCCGGCTTCGGGTGGGGCCTGGAGAACGGCTACGGCGTCATCATCGAGATGGACGCCGACGGCTCCCACCAGCCCGAGGAGCTGCCCAGGCTGCTCACCGCCCTGGAGGGCGCCGACCTGGTGCTGGGCTCCCGCTGGGTGCCGGGCGGCCGGGTCGTCAACTGGCCCAAGAGCCGCGAGTTCCTCTCCCGGGGCGGGTCCACGTACTCCCGGCTGATGCTGGGCGTCCCGATCCGCGACGTGACCGGCGGCTACCGCGCCTTCCGCCGCGAGACCCTCGAGGGGCTGGGCCTGGCCGACGTGGCCTCCGCCGGCTACTGCTTCCAGGTGGACCTGGCCCGCCGGGCCGTGCAGAAGGGCTTCCGCGTGGTCGAGGTGCCCATCACCTTCGTCGAGCGCGAGTTCGGCGACAGCAAGATGAGCAAGGACATCGTGGTGGAGGCCCTCTGGCGGGTCACCCAGTGGGGCATCAAGGAGCACGCCGGCAAGCTCTCGGGCAAGGTGTCGGACACGCTGACGGGCAAGCGGACGGGCAAGGCCCGGGACAAGTAG
- a CDS encoding RNA polymerase-binding protein RbpA, with protein MSERALRGTRLVVTSYETDRGIDLAPRQAVEYACQNGHRFEMPFSVEAEIPPEWECKACGAMALLVDGDGPEEKKGKPARTHWDMLMERRTREELEEVLAERLAVLRSGAMNIAVHPRDSRKSA; from the coding sequence ATGAGTGAGCGAGCTCTCCGCGGTACGCGGCTCGTGGTTACCAGCTACGAGACGGACCGCGGCATCGATCTGGCCCCGCGCCAGGCGGTGGAGTACGCATGCCAGAACGGACATCGATTTGAGATGCCGTTCTCGGTTGAGGCAGAAATTCCGCCGGAGTGGGAGTGCAAGGCGTGTGGCGCCATGGCACTCCTGGTTGACGGGGATGGGCCCGAAGAGAAGAAGGGCAAGCCTGCGCGAACGCACTGGGACATGCTCATGGAGCGGCGCACCCGCGAGGAGCTGGAGGAAGTGCTGGCCGAGAGGCTCGCGGTCCTTCGTTCCGGCGCCATGAACATTGCCGTGCATCCGCGGGACAGCCGCAAGTCCGCCTGA